tttcccataatgcatcacTTTGTTTGaccctccctgcctggtaaacaCCCACATCTTTAGAGCGCTACGTCTGACTATGAGCAGAGAACACATGTTGTATGCTTTGATACAGTAAATCACATCAGAGAGGACATTATAGGGATGTTTTTGAAACAACGTgaagcatatttatttatacttcgCTAAAGGACATAAGAGTGTGTgtacatcgtgtgtgtgtgtgtgtgcttccatagGATGGACATTCTGCTCACTGTATCATATATCATTTCACACTATAGAAAACATTTCTCCCAGCAGGAGTGACATTTAGAAGGTATTTCAAGTTAATCccattatacaaatataaatgtatttttctatcATGACACTATACATGTTTCCCTCCAGCCATTTGAACCTTTTGTTTGCATGTAAAGGGAGGTATGTGTAGTAAATGATTGTATCTTTAttctaaaacacacatttgttggAGGCGGGTGTACGCCTCAATCTTTCCTTTCATGTCAACATTTCAGGTAAGATCCTTCCAACAATACTTTTatgatgcatttatttatgttctctcCTCATATTGTAGCcttatttcaaaaataaatcttaactcaaggtcaATTACATTTCAGTGACAGCTGTCACTCAGCAGCTGGTCATCATGAGCTAATGTTTCCCTTCAGTGCTTCAAAATGAATGTTAACTGTGGATCTATAACACTGAGAGGACGTCCGCTTCACTTCGTTTTTGTCAGGTGGATGTTAATATTTGTACGATCTAACACTTTCTATTTCTTCACAGGTTAGAAACGTCCTGCAACAAACATCCTCTGCTCAACATGAACCACACAATACGTTGCTCGTGCACATATCTGAGAACACAGGGCTGCACGTCCTAAcacataaaatatgaaaaatggaACTCTCCTTGTATTTCAGCATCAGAGATTTACCTTCATGTTTGTCATCTCAGATatgaattattaatgtgttattattttaccAGTTgtatctttgtttgtttttttatttacaacttaAAAGATTATGTTTCtaattgtcaacaaatcccaagaagagtgtgtgtgtgtgtgtgtgtgtgtgtgtgtgtgtgtgtgtgtgtgtgtgtctactgtcTCAGCTCCAACTCCATTGGCCCCTACTAAACATGTACATctttacaaatatatagtttcatgttgtcacccagtgcaacagtgtggctcattgatgtgttctCAATAGTTTCGGGACAACAATGGATCTCTATGTCACAGGAAGAAGATGCATCAGGTGATGCACACAGTAGGTAGCAGATACATTCACTGTGGCTCtgcacataaaaacatttatccGTTGATTTGCACTTTTGCTTCTTTAAaggatttttattttgcaacaaCACCACGACCGCTGCTCCGGTATCATATATTCCAGAGAACAAGCACCCTctgaaatacacatttagatCCCTCAACACTCAGCATATTCCACTAAGATGAACTAAATACTAAATCATTCAGGTAACACAATGGCTCTGGGTATTCAGAACACCTTGTCAGTTTATAAACTCGGTGCTCAGCTGAAGGTGAAATCCCTCCAGATGTTCTTTAAGTTTCTCCCTCACATCTTCTCCCATTTCCCCCGGGGTTGTGCTGATGACAGAGTGCTGCTCACAGGCTGTTTCTACTCTGGACAGCCCTCCGCTCTTCTCAGTCATGTGTCCCAAGTCCCGTTTAACATCCACTTCTGACAAGGTTTGTGTTTCATCAGTTTCTCCTTCCATCTTGAGAAAGCTTTGTAATCCATCTTCAGCAGGGACAGGCACCAGAATGAGCTGTCCCTCACCACTGCCCTGTATccaaaacagctgctgctgctgctgatgatccTCACCCACAGCTTCAGTGTCCCCTTCACTCATGTCAGAGAGTTTCTGCTGAGAGCCTAAAAACTGCAAACTCTGCTCATGAATATCAGAAAGAGACAGCCCCGCAGGGAGCACATGTTGAAGACCTTGAGTTTGGAGCTGGACTTGAGAATTTGTTCCATTTGAGGAGTCACTGGTTTCTACACTTTTCCCAGGTGGTCTTTCCAGCCGGACTATTTGTACGTCTTTAGCATTTTCAGCTGTACCACAAGTACTGGCTTCAACACTTCTCTGAATCTTCAGAGAGACCTCATGCACTGTGGGCTGTACATCTTTCCCAGTCTTTGAAACTCTGTGTGCTACCTGACCACCAACATGCACCTGCCCTCTTCCACAGTAAAAGCAGtatcccttctcctcctcagacCAGCTGCTGGTGtctggaaatgaatgatcgcCCAACTCCATCTGATCCCCACATCTGTCCTCAAACAACCCTGTACCTTCAGATTTAGCATCAGGCTCACTCTCCTCCTGGTTAGAACCTCCTTTACCTTGTCTCTTCTCCCCCCCTGGTGTCCAGCTCCCCCTGTTTTTACAACCATCTTGTGGCACAAGTAGAGTGTGCTTCAGCCGTTTATCACGTAGCCTCAGCACAGTGCTACGCAGGCGGTTCTCCCTCCGCCTGGCTGCATGCAATTGTCGTAAGGCCTTCTCCAAGCAGTCAATGGCCTGGTCGTAACGTCTCCTCCACAGCAGAGGGCAGAGCTGAGCATAGCTGTGCTCCTTCGGCAGGTAGAAGCCTGGAGGAGGGGGCAGACGCCTCATGTACCGTGATGGGGAGTGCGGACAAGACACTGGTGCTGGACCACATTCTTTCTTGGAGAGCTGCTCCACCTCTGATGGCTCTTTAGAAGATGCAGGTATGTCTTCGTTAGTCTCCTTAGCTTCTGCCACTGACCTCTGAACTGTGGGTTCTTCTGAAGTTCGACCCCTGTCTGTCCCCTGCTGAGCGTTCTCCTGGTCGTCTGAGCGGGGATTCTTCCTACAGGAAAAAAGATCAAAGTAACAACGGCTGTTTGTTCCATCAGTTCTTCCTCCACAGGGCAAGGCGTACAGGTGGGTGACCAATGAATCAATTTCCTCAACTTTGGTAAAATAAAGTTCATCACTATAACCCAATATTtagtgaggaggagaaggagcaggagatGCAGGGCAGGAGTAATACTCAGggcaaagaaaaggaaatacaagCCGTGTCTGCCTTTGGCTAACAAAGATGGATGAGCTAGCAGCGCTGGCGACCAGTCAAAGAGAGTATTGTGAGTAGGGCTGGCTATACCTTTAAGGTATTGACCGATGTAACCCAGTGCAAATTAGTATCGAAGCCTCTCCAGTCAAACAATACCTGCATTTGATCATTTTTGTACCGTGATCTAGAAACAAATGACTATTTGTACAGTTTTGCTCGGCAGCCAATCATCACAAGTGTTCTTCGATGTAATGTGCCTTGTGAACGTTCCAGCAGCTACAAACCGTAAGGAGCATTGTTCTgctctggtattgtttgtttgctctcccttccaatgtcctgctgtttttatctcttgtattttgtacggtgtccttgggtgtcttgaaaggcgcctccaaataaaatgtatataattattatacagACATACAAATCTGCAGCAAGTCAAACTGTCTCCACATGTCTCACCCATAATGGTAttctatatactgtacaatcaCAATGAGGCACATTGTCTCTATTTCCTGTGCTTTTATTGTGGCCATGTTAGCAGCATGGATCTAAGGATGGCAATGTCGAttggtcagtccaccactttggttcagactgCATGACATTTTGTTCATGACCTCATCTAGTGACATCATGAGGTcaacattgacatttttcaaTACTTACCTGCAGAACTGATGACAATCCTTCATTCTCAGCTGTGCTAaatagctaatgttagcatgttaacaggCTAAACTTGGGAATAGGGGAAACTTCATACTTAGTAAACCATGTTAGCgtgttgtgagcatgttagaATTAGCATTTGGCTCAAAACACCACTGAGCTGAAattcagcctcacagagctgttaGCATGGCAGTAATgaagttaaaatatcaaatgaagTTCATATTATTAACCACATTTCAATTTTCAAATACTAATgtcaaaacataatataaatatatagaatgtTTCATGTATGTATTGTTTTGCAGATTGCAAAAATAAAGCCACTAATGCCAGAACTGCGAACTGAACAATTGACAATAGGGATGTCAAAAACAGGAACAATTCCTGTGATGATCTTTTTCTGTAGGTCAAAGTCAAAGTTCATTCAGATGCAGCCTTCAAGTTAAAACAAGACATCACAGGGACACAGGTTAAGTGTGGAGTGCATCATCTCATGCCACCTTTGTTTTGTAGAGTTATGTATTGATAACAAGTCATGTGAAATCACACACTTCTGAGCTGCTGATGGTGTGTCACAGACACTGCTCATGACCAATGTGACTCTGTATCAGTTCTGTTACCTGACAGGAAGGCCTCCTGGTCTCTGTGGTGTTGCTGGTCTTCTTAATTTGGTTGTTGAAGAAGAATCAAACACTGTAGGAAATGCCTCTTCCTTTAGTCTTCTGATCCCGCTGTGAGTAAAAAGGTtggaaacatacattttaaggCTGCTACCCAAACACTGTGAGCAGGAGACAATGCTGGATAACTAGTGTCTTAATGTGTACAGACCTGCATCCGGTCAGTTCAAAGCTCTCTGGGGGGAAGTGTTTGGAGCAGAAGTACACAAAGTCAGTCTGGGGATCCCAGGAGTCTGCACGGTGGCAGTTGGTGATCCAAAGGTTCCTCCGAGTTGCTCCTTTTGGTAATCTGGCCGTGACAATGCGATCAGTATTATTGATCAAATTAACATTTAGTCTCTGCCATGCTGTCGTCACGTTTGTTACTTCAATACACAAGTTCAGGTTAAATAGGAAACATTTCAGTACATCATACAAACTAGAAAGAGCATCTAAGATACTCAGTACATCATACTGAGCATAATGTAGTGTTTCAGACTGAACAGTAACACTTTTTAAAGATGGGAGTTAATGTTCTGCTCTTTTTCATGTACTACATCTAAATCACCATCTatatgttttacaaaaaaaacatgtgagtTTCCGCTCCAGTCGCTCACCCTGCTCCGCTCAAATCCATCACCGCTCGCTCCAAACATATAAAAAAGCTGCGCTGCGTTTGATCTGAGGCTGTACCGTAtcaaaggttttgttttgtttttacatccaAAGCctctattgaggtttttgaatgaagTATTGATTGTCTATTGAAGTGATGCATGGGATTAAATGAGTTAGTGTTTTTCATTAAATCAACCTTCTTTAATAAATAGAACTCGTCAGTGCGTACCTCACTTTGTGTGCAGCAAGTAGAGCAAAgtgaacatgttgtttttgaaaggctaaatgGCAACacatatggattgaagcagaatattttgttagataaaaaaacatgttgtgaattttgaaaatgatcatctatcttttttccataaatgttgacttttagaCTTTACAATGCTCTgaagttattggaaatgtttgtatCACACGAGTCTaaaaacaatcctacgcagtcACCACTGGAATCTATCTCTATGTGTAGCCTAATATTTATCAGCAACTGTGCACACATACCagctttaaacacaattaatagACATAACATAAAGTTAAACGGCCCTCTGGGTCGGGCATGGGCAGTCTTTGAACTCATGGTGTGAGTAGTAGACACCGGAGCTAAATTACAGCGGGATGGAGAGGGAAATAAGGCGACACTCCATCCAAAATCCTCCCACTCTCACTCTGCTCACTTACTCTGGTAACCAACCTGTaaacagtgaaaacaacagTAACCAACAAGTCTATAAATCCCAGAGGCATCATGCAGAATGCTCACTTGTGAAAGGTGATACCAGCACTACGAGTCTCACGGTTGTCCCGAGATTTGCAGCCGCCTGCTGAGCAATGTCTTGGCATCTGAAATTGATACAgtgaagaggaaaaaagaggtcatttttatattttgacaaGTATCATTAACTCTTCATGTCTCAAGCATGAGAATAATTCAATATGAACAGAGAACCTTAAACATGATACTTGATACTATCAAGTgtatttttacaaaaacaaaatctttaCATGAAGCCCATGTTTGTATATTATCTTCCAGCTGATAGATACATAGCTCAACACTCTCAAGTCCAAAGTCTCACCTCCTGTACGTATCAATGCGCCCCCACCCTAACCccccagaaacacacactgccatgtccACTCAAAGGCTACAGTGGAGCGCTGCTGTGCAGGTCTACGTCTCAGGGTGACAAATTGTCTGCATCAGGTTTGAGACTAAGAATggaataatagaataaaaataaagaggGCACTGTCTTTTGGTCATTTGAAGGTGCAATAAGTCATattaactgtaactgtaactgtttCATGACCACAGTTGTTGTGGATGTCTCTGCTGAGGTCGAAAGCTACTCCTGTAAAGAATGAGTCAGGATGTGAGACCATAGGCCAAGGTACAGTTGAGGTTTTGATGAAAAGAAACTGTGATTAAACAGCTGCACCTATCTATTATTTTTAATcggctgattattttcttgattcatTATTTAGTCCATAAAATGATGAACTGACTCGGTTATCAATAGTTGCAGCCCCATAACCAATTTTGAAGACAATAACTATTGCCTTTATCATGTAAACTAATAATTTAACTATTATCATAACAACATTTCACATTCAAACATCTatatttacaaacaaaaaacattaatttctgtaatatcaaatgtatatattaatgaatacatatttATCTAGAATGTTCCTCTTGGGcccttttttaaaatgaatttttaaaattatttctcCTGGTTTTGATTCCATCTACTTGTTtttctgtcatcatcacttgATGTTGGCTTGTTTGTATATTCTTGATTTTAGCAATAAAGTTATATCTAAGGGGGGAAAAAACGTTGACGTGTTACTGTTTCCTTAAATCTCGACAGGTTGGCGTTGCGGCAAAGCAGAACGGCTCGGGAGGTAAACAGGCGTACAGTAGcttatagtatagtacagtacagtatagtgtaGTACAGCATAGTACAGTAGAGAGCAGTAtagtgtagtacagtacagtacagtagagtgcagtatagtgtagtacagcatagtacagtacagtagagtgcagtacagcatagtacagtacagtagagagcagtatagtgtagtacagtatagtacagtagagtgcagtatagtgtagtacagtatagtacagtacagagcagtatagtgtagtacagcatagtacagtacagtagagtgcagtataGTGTAGTACAACATAGTACAGTACACTAGAGTGCAGTATAGTGTAgcacagtatagtacagtacagtagagaGCAGTATAGTGTAGTACAACATAGTACAGTACACTAGAGTGCAGTATAGTGTAGCACAgcatagtacagtacagtagagaGCAGTATAGTGTAGTACAACATAGTACAGTACACTAGAGTGCAGTATAGTGTAGTACAGCATAGTACAGTACAGAgcagtatagtgtagtatagtacagtacactAGAGTGCAGTATAGTGTAGTACAgcatagtacagtacagtagagtgcagtatagtatagtacaatACACTAGAGTGCAGTATAGTGTAGTACAgcatagtacagtacagtagagaGCAGTATAGTGTAGTACAGTACACTAGAGtgcagtatagtacagtacagtagagtacagtacacTAGAGTGCAGTagtgtagtacagtatagtagagtgcagtatagtacagtacactAGAGTGCAGTAtagtgtagtacagtacagtagagtgcagtatagtgtagtacagtacagtagagtgcagtatagtgtagtacagtacagtagagagcagtatagtacagtacagtagagtacagtacactagagtgcagtacagtacaatacagtGAAGTGTAGTGAAATAGATGAAACGATGTGCTGTGCTTCCAGCCGGATGTGATTCCCAGAGTACCTCCTTATCGTTACCACTGCTTAAACAACTGCCGTTATTATTTATGCGCCTTTGCTTCTGAGACATTAGTATTCAGCAGAAATAATGTGTTACGTTAGTGCCATGCAGCGGCTGTCTGTCGCATATCTTTCCAGCGGCTACGTAACTTTAACACGCTCATATAACAAGCTAGCCAGGAGCTAGTAAAAAGCTAAGCCGTTGTAAAAGTCATGAGGCTAGATCCAGTTTTCGACTGCTACTCGAGTTCAGTAATCACTGGAGTACAGGAGGGTtcataaatactaaatatattacCCCTGCACTGCAGATTTCGACCTCACGAAGATGGCTGATCTTTTCTTCTACCTACCACCTTCTTCTCGTCCTCCCCTTTTTTGTAAAAAACTTTATTCAAAACATGTAATACACTTGAAggaacaaaataatattatggaatgttatatttatatagcctataGTGTGCTTTGTATTTTCAACCAAGcttatcaatttattttaaaccataAGACACAATCTTATTAATGCTCTTATtaattgttatatatctgtTATTCCACAAGATGGAGCCATGCAGTCATTTCTACTCCAAGTAATGCACCAGTTGTTTGGTAAGAGCTCAACATGCATCGCATACCCCCAAAACAATGCCAAAAACAATTACCCAACAATTGCACCTTTCaatatcacattacagttcatttagcagacactttggtccaaagcgacttacaataagtgcaaacaatcatgaggattaATGGTgggaaaagttgaagaactcggagcttgaatgtcgaatcaaaacagcaatcttctagttcaatcgatatatttattaacgtgataagtcaaacatagaaaatactctcagctgaggacacaattcgcatcgccgtttccacagactgtaTGGCTCAAAAAAAacccatgttgctgtctcacggctctgctccagtgtgtacaaagagttgtaaaacatcgcatctaatacaaggagtaggcgttgtccttctcctcattggtccccgttggcgccaacacgctcctccgtcagcagagtcaggaagtgatggtttgttgacctgttctcttaaaggggaagtacccttattatgtttgtaatacattcagtgcagaaaatacataattgtgcagaaacatattcgtagtgtagatatatatatattgattgaggtagacaaatacatatgatagtctttccagtgtggattaatacaatcaggaggaatttacttcacaattccccctttacacaccatttatggtgtgtataatctccagtaaatataaggcaccgagtggtgtacaaattcagcatatggtatacaagaatacattcttagtgcacttgtttttattccagtcatacaAAGTACCTTTGgtataaaacatcaactttacTAAAGAATACCTTCAGTATAACAACAAAGAactgggatgaaagtacaacacagagccaaaccatttgcagacaccccctttttcagctagcaacatgtctaatgcaattccgttctgtaatcaggctagttctatcaaattgcatacaTTTATGGAGAGGGGATTGTACTcgtatacatttgttttgttattgtggaatcaatcaatctcgtcatgcggcttctaatttatggtatataacaacatccacatacagtaagtattcagaatcagaataatctttcttgtcatgtaggttttcacctacaaagaatttgctctgggttagctggtacataaatataaaaaatgcataaatatttacaaaatataaacagtggagataatgtacacattaatattgatatagctattaatgctgaagataccagtgacatgagaactttCCATCTCCCGAAccatctttccatagcatcaccagaggatacaactccgaatagcaagaatcttgcaagtccattagcttcaaataagccaaaccaatacacaactgcaacatacagaaacaagaatttaaaaaaaaacaggtggcaagagcctggacaagaacctgcgtcgccttttgagtcagtaggggacgcatcctcctgatgttgtacagaatgtgtctgcaggagcgggttgttgcagcgatgctggGACTGAAGGACAGTTGTCACACACAGAGTCATTGCAGTCcaagtcggggaaacaacagaggtgccgaagTTGATgttaaggtcttggatgggagaagTTTGGTCTTGTTGAGATTGAGTTTCACGTGGTGTAcagacatccactgagagatgtcagccgGACAAGcagagatccgtgcctccacctgggtttcagatctgggaaaagacggaatcagtgtcatctgcgtagctgagAGAGACTGtacataaatagatatatagatactttattattgCCACGCAACAGTGTTGGTGTTAATTGTTTTGGTACAGCATGATAGCTCGGTTTCAgtgcaaaacataaaataaataaaagaagtaaACAGATACATGGATGTACATTCAGTTCAAATCAGTCTTGGAAAGCCATTTTGAGCCCTATCAAACCAACTTATATCAACGGTAGTCCCAATAAGAAACTACTCTCTTATCTATAAAACCTTATGTAAAACAAGTttaaatctgtctgtctgtctctctgtgtgggtTTAAAGAAGCTAGTCACTTTCATAGCAGGGGTAGTAAATGCTGCAGTGGAggttaaatacaaatacaaataattgttaaAGCAGCGGTTCATTCTCTTAGGTGTGATAGGtgggacagaggaggaggatgtgcaACATTTATTAGAGAAGATATTTCATCTAGAGAGATGAGTATAGGAAATTAACAAGACTATGTAACAGTAGAGATATGGACAAGTGAGGGAGTTTAATGCACATAGCACGTAATGGAGAGGAGTAAGGACAGATGCAGATGGTGGGGTAATTGAAGAACTGCTAGAAGAAAAGGGCATGGTCTGTTTAAATGATGGGAGAGGGGCTAGATTAGATGTACACACAGGGAAACACTTCAGTATACATTTAACCCTAGTTTCTAGGAATGTATGTGATTGGGATGTAACAGAAGAAACATCAGTAGGTAGTGATCATTTTCCAGTGTTATGTAGACTACAAACGGAAAAGAAGAAAGGGGAAATATCGGTGACATGGCTGTGCAACAtgggaaatgtttaaatatatatgtgaaaTAAGAATGGATCAAGTTTAAAACCACATTACTAGAAGCTGCTAATCGGTCAATTTCTAGAAGTAAGAGAGGAATGAAGAGAGAGGTTGTTCCCTGGTGGACAGATGAGTGTACTACagcagtgaaagaaagaaatgaagctTTCAGGATTTTAAAAAGAACTCATCACTTTCAGAATTGAATTAAATATAAGCAAGCACAAGCAAAGGTTAGCAAAATTATACGTAAAGCAAAAAGACAAAGCTAGCAGTTTGGTTGTAATAAAATTGGGTTTTCAACTCCTGAGGGGGATGTTTGGAACATGATTAGGAGCATGAGAGGAATAAGAAGGGAATGGAAGTATCCAGTGTTGAAGATGGGGAGGGGCAGCAGTTTAGGATGAAGAGCAGCGGAGATGATAGTGAAAGCCCTTACTCAAATCCATAGCTCCTGATAACTTGTCTGAGGAGGACCACAAAGAAAGGGAAATTACAGAGCAGCTCATCCTGGAATAATTGGTAAGAAATGAAGAGGGCAATACTAAGATCGGGACTAACATCTCCTTGGAAGGATGAAATCTGTTATATAATGCTAAAGCCTTTAGGAGATTTAGCATCTCGGAGGTTGCTAGGTTTTTACAACACAGTATGGGAAGTGGGAATGGTTGGAAAGAGGCAGTGATTATTCCTATTAGGAAACCAGGCAAGGGGCCATCAAGTTCAAAGAACTGTAGGCCAATAGCTCTAACATCACACAGAGGAAAAATAATGGAAAGAATGATTGTAGAAAGATTAACATTTTACATAGAAAGCAGAGGAATTCTACCGCCTCATCAGAGTGGATTTAGGAGGAGTAGAGGAACCATGGACCCTGTTATGTGTCTGGAAACAGAGAGTAGAACAGCGCATGTTAATAAAGACTCTGTGATGGCGTTTTTTTAATTATAGGaatagcagaagaagaagaagaagaagaagaagcctttGGATGTGAGGGAATGTTCTCGCTGGCTGCATCTGTATGAACGTCGCTCAGTGGCACCTGAAGCCGGAATGGCTCAACTAAAGAGTAGACAATTACCGGATCTTCCGGCTATCTTCCGCACTCATGGGACACGAGCAAACTAACGAGTGTTTTCCTTAAGCCCCGCCTCCTGTGTCGGCTCATGAGTGGAGGAGGGGAAATAACTCTGGACTCtgctatagacggaatcggagtttcgggccggtggaatcgcaatgtatgctggtgtggcaaggctagaaaagtgagcaccaagtctacaagggccgccatattggatttcttctctacgtgtttacattatatctagcttattcttcaagcgtgttgtaatcaaacctactactctacaatgagttctgaactcctttcttatgatgaggttcagatgtggaaagtcgaagctttgaaagtattttgccgcaagcggaatttaaaggtttcaggaacagaactggagcttattgccagggtgtgtgctgcatcagagacgggcattgaggagcaaccaacagctaacgaaagactttcaatcacagaaaaagaaacgacgaagcttttggttatgccgagtggcgtttcagtgcctgatcccttgacattgcaggatggctgggtcaatgaaaactacagcatgacttcttggccgccgatatacctcagcgatataacattatgtttaatgtctgaccacccagggaacgatgtcgagtttcataaacaaactttgaacaaatacaaagaaggcaaagcatttagactgtttgactctggctggttgaaacaaatatctttaaatcctttcgattctgagtattgctttttgaaagcaaaatgtactc
This region of Cottoperca gobio chromosome 11, fCotGob3.1, whole genome shotgun sequence genomic DNA includes:
- the thap7 gene encoding THAP domain-containing protein 7: MPRHCSAGGCKSRDNRETRSAGITFHKLPKGATRRNLWITNCHRADSWDPQTDFVYFCSKHFPPESFELTGCSGIRRLKEEAFPTVFDSSSTTKLRRPATPQRPGGLPVRKNPRSDDQENAQQGTDRGRTSEEPTVQRSVAEAKETNEDIPASSKEPSEVEQLSKKECGPAPVSCPHSPSRYMRRLPPPPGFYLPKEHSYAQLCPLLWRRRYDQAIDCLEKALRQLHAARRRENRLRSTVLRLRDKRLKHTLLVPQDGCKNRGSWTPGGEKRQGKGGSNQEESEPDAKSEGTGLFEDRCGDQMELGDHSFPDTSSWSEEEKGYCFYCGRGQVHVGGQVAHRVSKTGKDVQPTVHEVSLKIQRSVEASTCGTAENAKDVQIVRLERPPGKSVETSDSSNGTNSQVQLQTQGLQHVLPAGLSLSDIHEQSLQFLGSQQKLSDMSEGDTEAVGEDHQQQQQLFWIQGSGEGQLILVPVPAEDGLQSFLKMEGETDETQTLSEVDVKRDLGHMTEKSGGLSRVETACEQHSVISTTPGEMGEDVREKLKEHLEGFHLQLSTEFIN